A stretch of the Vanacampus margaritifer isolate UIUO_Vmar chromosome 6, RoL_Vmar_1.0, whole genome shotgun sequence genome encodes the following:
- the nts gene encoding uncharacterized protein nts isoform X2: protein MEQELGEQLLSSLFASKLKQASKQSAPYWRLSLDKLCRLAGRLQHGEVEAEEEAAWWRRSGEEAEDEEEEEEEEEEGEQQMMMREWSDQRLDELYSLQHICRALRRSRQGRLRQDSREYAAGNGGGDTSLKRKSPYILKRQASHAAKSRRPYILKRSEIY, encoded by the exons ATGGAGCAGGAGCTGGGAGAGCAACTCCTCAGCAGCCTGTTTGCTTCCAAG CTGAAACAGGCGAGCAAGCAGAGCGCCCCCTACTGGCGCCTATCGCTGGACAAGCTGTGCCGGCTGGCTGGCAGGCTGCAGCACGGGGAGgtggaggcggaggaggaggcggcttGGTGGAGGAGGAGTGGTGAGGAGGctgaagatgaggaagaggaggaggaggaggaagaggagggcgaACAGCAGATGATGATGAGGGAGTGGAGCGACCAGAGGTTGGACGAACTCTACAGCCTGCAGCACATCTGCAGAGCGCTGCGGCGCAGTCGCCAGGGCAGG CTACGCCAAGACTCCAGGGAGTACGCAGCAGGAAATGGCGGCGGCGACACGTCGCTCAAGCGCAAGTCCCCGTACATCCTCAAGAGGCAAGCCAGTCACGCAGCCAAGTCTCGGCGGCCGTACATCTTGAAACGGAGTGAAATTTACTAA
- the nts gene encoding neurotensin/neuromedin N isoform X1 has protein sequence MQAHLACVLLLLCFTCSGLCADMEQELGEQLLSSLFASKLKQASKQSAPYWRLSLDKLCRLAGRLQHGEVEAEEEAAWWRRSGEEAEDEEEEEEEEEEGEQQMMMREWSDQRLDELYSLQHICRALRRSRQGRLRQDSREYAAGNGGGDTSLKRKSPYILKRQASHAAKSRRPYILKRSEIY, from the exons ATGCAGGCTCACTTGGCTTGTGTGCTACTGCTGCTGTGTTTCACCTGCAGTGGGCTCTGTGCCG aTATGGAGCAGGAGCTGGGAGAGCAACTCCTCAGCAGCCTGTTTGCTTCCAAG CTGAAACAGGCGAGCAAGCAGAGCGCCCCCTACTGGCGCCTATCGCTGGACAAGCTGTGCCGGCTGGCTGGCAGGCTGCAGCACGGGGAGgtggaggcggaggaggaggcggcttGGTGGAGGAGGAGTGGTGAGGAGGctgaagatgaggaagaggaggaggaggaggaagaggagggcgaACAGCAGATGATGATGAGGGAGTGGAGCGACCAGAGGTTGGACGAACTCTACAGCCTGCAGCACATCTGCAGAGCGCTGCGGCGCAGTCGCCAGGGCAGG CTACGCCAAGACTCCAGGGAGTACGCAGCAGGAAATGGCGGCGGCGACACGTCGCTCAAGCGCAAGTCCCCGTACATCCTCAAGAGGCAAGCCAGTCACGCAGCCAAGTCTCGGCGGCCGTACATCTTGAAACGGAGTGAAATTTACTAA